A part of Actinobaculum sp. 313 genomic DNA contains:
- a CDS encoding histidinol-phosphate transaminase, whose protein sequence is MASNETPFPALPQVQAAVLGALGGLNRYPDMFAADLVADIGRFHEWPDDGVVVGNGSTTLIEKVLQAVVTPSGEVIMAWRSFEAYPIAVQAVGGVCVQVPLTRDGGHDLRAIARAVTPRTRAILLCSPNNPTGVSITHAELAAFLDEVPDSIPVLLDEAYIDFVEMDDAIDSRALLPQHRNLIVLRTFSKAYGLAGLRCGYALCSVDMATGLRAVLTPFGVNSLVQIAARAALNSRPDVIARVATIKAERERLLAAVAAQGWDIPRSQSNFLWFEFSDHSLRFEQLCNEEKIVVRRFGDEGVRVSIAEPSGSVRLLRALERFRAERG, encoded by the coding sequence TTGGCCTCCAATGAGACACCATTTCCTGCACTGCCACAGGTACAAGCCGCCGTCTTGGGCGCGCTCGGTGGCCTGAACCGCTATCCCGACATGTTCGCCGCCGACCTCGTCGCCGATATTGGCCGCTTCCACGAATGGCCCGACGACGGCGTCGTCGTCGGAAACGGCTCTACTACCCTGATTGAAAAGGTGCTCCAGGCCGTGGTGACCCCGAGTGGCGAAGTGATTATGGCCTGGCGGTCATTTGAGGCGTACCCGATTGCTGTGCAGGCAGTCGGCGGAGTGTGCGTACAGGTGCCGCTCACCCGCGACGGCGGCCATGACCTGCGGGCCATCGCCAGGGCCGTCACCCCGCGTACCCGCGCCATTTTGCTCTGCTCGCCGAATAATCCGACCGGAGTCAGTATCACCCATGCCGAACTTGCGGCGTTCCTCGACGAGGTGCCGGACAGCATCCCGGTGCTGCTCGATGAGGCGTATATAGATTTCGTTGAGATGGACGACGCCATCGACTCCCGCGCGCTACTCCCGCAACACCGCAACCTCATTGTGCTGCGCACCTTCTCCAAAGCGTACGGGCTGGCGGGACTGCGGTGCGGCTATGCGCTGTGCAGTGTGGATATGGCCACGGGGCTGCGCGCTGTTCTCACGCCCTTCGGCGTGAACTCTCTGGTGCAGATCGCTGCACGCGCCGCTCTCAATTCCCGGCCGGACGTTATCGCGCGTGTTGCGACCATCAAGGCGGAGAGGGAGCGGCTACTTGCTGCTGTTGCGGCGCAGGGGTGGGATATCCCGCGCTCGCAGTCCAACTTCCTCTGGTTTGAGTTCAGCGACCACAGTCTACGTTTCGAGCAGCTGTGCAACGAGGAGAAAATCGTTGTGCGGCGTTTCGGCGACGAAGGCGTGCGCGTCTCGATCGCCGAACCATCCGGGTCTGTGCGCCTGTTGCGCGCGTTGGAACGCTTTCGCGCCGAGCGCGGATGA
- a CDS encoding MerR family transcriptional regulator: MRDDAGMDELTVGQVAALVGISVRTLHHWDELGVVRPSFRSWSGYRLYSADDVARVYRVCLYRETGMPLARIAEILDDPGTDTTDHLAQQRELLLQRISHLHEMVRAVERLMKAEDNNMNLTPDQQRDILGQNWDPAWQSEAEERWGQTPEWAAAEAYKATMSADDWRQVRDETDAFERDAAAAMAAGVTPGSAAASELAERHRTLIGKWFEASHAKQVLIARGYVEDPRFREHYEAVAPGLAAWLKDIIDANAAANGVDPANAQWE, encoded by the coding sequence ATGAGAGATGATGCAGGTATGGACGAACTTACGGTGGGCCAGGTTGCGGCATTGGTCGGAATCAGCGTGCGGACACTGCACCACTGGGATGAACTGGGCGTCGTTCGCCCAAGCTTCCGTTCGTGGTCCGGGTACCGGCTGTATTCCGCAGACGACGTCGCCCGCGTCTACCGCGTATGCCTGTACCGGGAGACGGGAATGCCCCTGGCCCGGATCGCCGAGATTCTCGACGATCCAGGCACGGACACAACCGATCATCTGGCACAGCAACGCGAGCTACTCCTCCAGCGCATCTCTCATCTGCACGAGATGGTTCGTGCAGTGGAACGACTCATGAAAGCGGAGGACAACAACATGAATCTGACACCCGACCAGCAGCGCGATATTCTCGGCCAGAATTGGGACCCTGCCTGGCAGAGCGAGGCGGAGGAGCGTTGGGGGCAGACCCCGGAATGGGCTGCAGCCGAGGCATACAAGGCGACGATGTCGGCAGACGACTGGCGCCAAGTACGCGACGAGACGGATGCCTTCGAGCGCGATGCTGCTGCGGCCATGGCAGCAGGTGTGACGCCGGGTTCCGCCGCAGCGTCGGAGTTGGCCGAGCGGCACCGCACCCTCATTGGGAAGTGGTTCGAAGCCAGCCACGCCAAACAGGTGTTGATTGCTCGTGGATATGTGGAAGACCCGCGTTTCCGGGAGCATTACGAGGCGGTCGCCCCTGGGCTTGCCGCCTGGCTGAAAGACATCATTGACGCGAACGCTGCGGCCAACGGTGTTGATCCGGCCAACGCGCAGTGGGAGTGA
- a CDS encoding phage holin family protein has protein sequence MMKLFVRALVNALGLWVCVQLLSGVSLSGSGSTLKIVIYYVIAGAILGVVNLLVRPLLVILSLPLYIMTLGLFFVVVNAAMLGLTSWLTGALSIGIVVNGFQAALLGGIIIGLVNVVVDAFLPVQYRRN, from the coding sequence ATGATGAAGCTATTTGTCCGCGCACTTGTCAACGCACTCGGCCTGTGGGTATGCGTACAACTACTATCGGGAGTCAGTCTCTCTGGCTCCGGGAGCACGCTCAAGATTGTCATTTACTACGTCATTGCCGGCGCCATCCTCGGCGTCGTTAATCTCCTTGTGCGGCCCCTACTCGTCATCCTTTCGTTGCCTTTGTACATCATGACGTTGGGACTGTTCTTCGTCGTCGTGAATGCCGCAATGCTGGGCCTGACGTCGTGGCTGACCGGTGCACTCTCCATCGGTATCGTTGTCAACGGCTTCCAGGCGGCTTTGCTCGGCGGCATCATCATCGGCCTGGTCAACGTGGTGGTGGACGCCTTCTTACCGGTCCAATACCGCAGGAACTGA